One genomic region from Bactrocera tryoni isolate S06 chromosome 3, CSIRO_BtryS06_freeze2, whole genome shotgun sequence encodes:
- the LOC120771820 gene encoding uncharacterized protein LOC120771820 isoform X1 encodes MAEYKTLCPKIIKITALILAFLLLVKTFLCFLLSFAILEEPPEDWPQRLKEVQMFLWPLLDDCHPKWYSWFSLILNAVGVVVYSYMYFGILNTHKFNLLVGLIGVTAYLIVSVPAHIALWILHTRPHTMMTLNCMGTAVSVICSPLSYIHYRRILNDERIQEMEESEYAESKKK; translated from the exons ATGGCAGAATATAAAACTCTCTGcccgaaaattataaaaataaccgCATTGATTCTAGCATTTCTATTGTTAGTCAAGACATTTCTTTGCTTTCTGTTGTCATTTGCCATACTCGAAGAACCGCCTGAGGATTGGCCCCAAAGGCTAAAAG AAGTACAAATGTTCTTATGGCCTCTTCTAGATGACTGCCATCCCAAATGGTATAGTTGGTTCTCGCTAATTCTCAACGCTGTCGGTGTTGTGGTATATTCTTATATGTACTTTGGCATACTAAAC acACACAAATTTAATCTCTTGGTGGGTCTCATTGGAGTGACGGCTTATCTTATAGTTTCCGTACCAGCTCACATCGCCTTGTGGATATTACATACAAGGCCACATACGATGATGACCTTAAATTGCATGGGAACTG CGGTGTCCGTCATTTGCAGCCCTTTATCCTACATTCACTATCGAAGAATACTCAACGACGAGCGCATTCAAGAAATGGAGGAAAGCGAATATGCAGAAAGTAAAAAGAAATGA
- the LOC120771820 gene encoding uncharacterized protein LOC120771820 isoform X2 — protein sequence MAEYKTLCPKIIKITALILAFLLLVKTFLCFLLSFAILEEPPEDWPQRLKDDCHPKWYSWFSLILNAVGVVVYSYMYFGILNTHKFNLLVGLIGVTAYLIVSVPAHIALWILHTRPHTMMTLNCMGTAVSVICSPLSYIHYRRILNDERIQEMEESEYAESKKK from the exons ATGGCAGAATATAAAACTCTCTGcccgaaaattataaaaataaccgCATTGATTCTAGCATTTCTATTGTTAGTCAAGACATTTCTTTGCTTTCTGTTGTCATTTGCCATACTCGAAGAACCGCCTGAGGATTGGCCCCAAAGGCTAAAAG ATGACTGCCATCCCAAATGGTATAGTTGGTTCTCGCTAATTCTCAACGCTGTCGGTGTTGTGGTATATTCTTATATGTACTTTGGCATACTAAAC acACACAAATTTAATCTCTTGGTGGGTCTCATTGGAGTGACGGCTTATCTTATAGTTTCCGTACCAGCTCACATCGCCTTGTGGATATTACATACAAGGCCACATACGATGATGACCTTAAATTGCATGGGAACTG CGGTGTCCGTCATTTGCAGCCCTTTATCCTACATTCACTATCGAAGAATACTCAACGACGAGCGCATTCAAGAAATGGAGGAAAGCGAATATGCAGAAAGTAAAAAGAAATGA